One Cotesia glomerata isolate CgM1 linkage group LG8, MPM_Cglom_v2.3, whole genome shotgun sequence genomic window carries:
- the LOC123270945 gene encoding PAN2-PAN3 deadenylation complex catalytic subunit PAN2 isoform X3, translating to MDYSLLTHYDADAEVADQNLLWEESNYELPEEYLPQTEQYGEECDGAEFRETHTLLADGGDRFGVSTVTFDTVEELMWMGNQGGHVTSYYGANLQKYTSFQVHATQEVRHIHPIDEGILCLTQTALRGQLRRGIPLFTHTSQNMIDMQCMLQCGSRLLMGGHQEKIIDFNLTQGKETGFYHVGENGCAILRQHGKFICAGNPVGRIDLRDPNSLTIEHTLETHSGSLSDFDVQGNYLVTCGFSNSRQGLSADRFLMVYDLRQLRALTPVTTLVYPFLLKFLPSYSSRLAVVSPLGQMQLLDTIYADVQPSLTCLYQVATGGAMTLSFDVSPTSKCLGFGDAAGSIHLMATNAPNPQFNTFSRLTEFADPVETLESMSIDDQMTSLSTVPMMYGDHSLASDWPEQFLRKTYRKTPAIDPEILRTMKMQGTIGYAPNPQAFRRNQVPYNLEKRHGIVTKLFSGEPRAKNEDNTFIAIPKRYRKIEVKYSRLGYDEFDFDQYNLTSFSGLEATLPNSYCNAMLQLLYYCEPIRVAVMSHACQKEFCLSCELGFLFHMLDISKGSPCQAANFLRAFRTVPEASALGLILSDLHPEARKKTSLIRLVQSWNRFILHQMHYEIYDTRKRQQEEEEAARLKSENTNKKEEDAREEETDISRIFGAEQIHVHRCLKCNREAYKNSIMLLSNLIYPENTSPNEEIPFTKILTRSLKPEKVTPAWCEGCQKFSPTLQSRQITKLPQILVLNCGLDSQQEKDFWQTQMNIIVQKVMNGKDSSPSSSPVPSSVKMCRYGLNCIRAGCRFRHVGKDAEVTQSSPSTPSTTPIQITIPPSHLYYSHSWIPHCIEVSLNEKGELDVNKLDEIHPVRPASKPVVENGLSDHSVPEDPKYSKRKESLDNDKQADSENETKTETHDPNSNENPSEEGPQQPVEHTEKIQYILTAVVCYIDDKSSEDRKHVVTLIRVGPNYHERSTGSAVAQWYLFNDFSITAVTPQEAVWFNLDWKVPCVLHYTAVSAIESVPFISPLTCDVFGEDKCIARSGGTRGITFTPLTSDEMPNKGDLVGIDAEFVTLNQKESEIRSDGKMSTIKPSHMSVARITCIRGQGPLEGTPFIDDYISTQEQVVDYLTKFSGIQPGDLDANFSSKHLTTLKSTYQKLRFLVDNGIIFVGHGLKNDFRVINLVVPPDQIVDTVLLFHLPHRRMVSLRFLTWHFLGKKIQSDTHDSTEDARAALELYRKYKELESNGTITEALKKLYDVGNELQWKVPES from the exons ATGGATTACTCATTGTTAACACATTATGATGCAGATGCAGAAGTCGCTGATCAAAATCTATTGT GGGAAGAATCGAACTACGAACTGCCAGAAGAATATTTACCTCAAACTGAGCAATATGGTGAAGAATGCGACGGAGCCGAGTTTCGTGAGACTCACACTCTTCTTGCTGATGGTGGTGACAGATTTGGAGTCTCTACTGTCACTTTTGACACCGTCGAGGAACTTATGTGGATGGGAAATCAAGGA GGTCACGTAACGTCGTACTATGGAgcaaatttacaaaaatatacatCGTTCCAAGTACATGCAACCCAAGAAGTCCGTCATATTCATCCCATAGACGAAGGAATTCTTTGTTTAACACAAACTGCTCTCAGGGGACAATTACGCCGAGGGATTCCTTTATTTACTCACAC GTCACAAAATATGATAGACATGCAATGCATGTTACAATGTGGATCGCGATTACTAATGGGTGGTCaccaagaaaaaataatagactTTAACTTGACCCAAGGAAAAGAAACTGGATTTTACCATGTAGGTGAAAACGGGTGTGCGATATTGCGTCAGCATGGGAAATTTATTTGCGCTGGTAATCCTGTAGGTCGGATTGATTTACGGGATCCTAATTCTCTGACCATTGAGCATACTCTCGAAACTCATAGTGGTTCTTTGAGTGACTTTGATGTTCAAGGGAATTATTTAGTAACTTGTGGGTTCAGTAACAG CCGTCAAGGATTGTCAGCGGATAGGTTTTTGATGGTTTACGATCTACGACAATTACGAGCCTTGACACCAGTAACGACTTTAGTGTATCcgtttttattgaaatttcttcCTAGTTACTCCAGTCGCTTAGCTGTTGTATCACCCTTGGGACAGATGCAATTATTGGATACTATTTATGCTGACGTACAGCCATCACTTACCTGTCTTTACCAA GTAGCGACTGGAGGTGCAATGACACTATCTTTTGACGTATCACCAACGTCTAAATGTCTAGGTTTTGGCGATGCTGCTGGCTCTATACATTTGATGGCTACTAATGCGCCTAATCCTCAATTCAATACATTTTCTAG ACTCACAGAATTTGCTGATCCCGTTGAGACATTAGAATCAATGTCAATCGACGATCAAATGACATCATTAAGCACAGTGCCAATGATGTACGGAGATCACTCACTAGCCAGTGATTGGCCAGagcaatttttaagaaaaacatATCG AAAAACGCCAGCAATAGATCCAGAAATATTGCGAACTATGAAAATGCAAGGAACAATCGGGTATGCACCGAACCCCCAGGCATTCCGGCGCAATCAa GTGCCatataatttagaaaaacGACATGGAATCGTAACAAAGCTGTTTTCTGGTGAACCGAGGGCTAAAAATGAAGACAATACTTTCATTGCCATTCCAAAACGTTACCGGAAAATAGAAGTCAAGTACTCGAGACTTGGGTACGATGAATTTGATTTTGATCAGTATAATTTGACTAGTTTTTCGGGATTGGAAGCTACTTTACCTAATAGTTACTGTAATGCTATGTTACAA ctaTTATATTACTGCGAGCCAATAAGAGTAGCAGTGATGTCTCACGCATGTCAAAAAGAATTCTGTTTATCATGTGAACTAGGATTTTTATTCCATATGCTTGATATCTCCAAAGGTTCACCGTGTCAGGCAGCTAATTTCCTTCGAGCTTTTCGTACTGTACCAGAAGCATCAGCTCTAGGACTTATACTTAGCGATTTGCATCCTGAAGCTCGAAAAAAGACTAGCCTCATCCGTCTAGTCcag AGTTGGAACAGATTTATTCTTCACCAAATGCACTATGAAATCTACGACACCCGAAAGCGTCAGCAAGAAGAGGAAGAAGCAGCCCGATTAAAATCCG aaaACACCAACAAGAAGGAAGAAGATGCAAGGGAAGAAGAAACGGACATCAGTCGGATTTTTGGTGCTGAGCAGATTCATGTTCATCGTTGTCTCAAGTGTAATCGGGAAGCTTACAAAAATTCAATCATGCTGCtgtctaatttaatttatcctGAGAATACCAGTCCTa atgaagaaataccatttactaaaatattaacaCGGAGTTTAAAACCGGAAAAAGTAACACCCGCGTGGTGTGAAGGTTGTCAAAAATTCAGTCCCACATTGCAATCAAGACAAATAACGAAATTACCGCAAATATTGGTATTGAATTGCGGATTGGATTCTCAAcaa GAAAAAGACTTTTGGCAGACACAGATGAATATTATTGTACAAAAAGTAATGAATGGTAAAGATAGTAGCCCATCTTCGAGCCCGGTTCCTAGTTCTGTGAAAATGTGTCGATATGGATTAAATTGTATACGCGCTGGATGCAGATTTCGACATGTTGGTAAAGATGCTg aagTAACACAATCGTCACCATCAACACCTTCTACTACCCCAATTCAGATAACGATACCCCCAAGCCACCTTTACTACTCTCACTCTTGGATTCCGCACTGCATAGAAGTGTCATTGAACGAAAAAGGCGAGTTAGACGTGAACAAACTCGACGAAATACATCCAGTCCGTCCAGCCAGCAAGCCTGTGGTAGAAAACGGCCTGAGTGACCACTCAGTACCTGAAGATCCAAAATACTCCAAGAGGAAAGAGTCACTGGATAATGACAAGCAAGCTGACTCGGAAAACGAAACTAAAACAGAAACTCATGATCCTAATTCAAATGAAAACCCGAGTGAAGAAGGTCCACAACAGCCCGTAGaacacacggaaaaaattcaGTATATTTTAACAGCTGTGGTCTGTTACATAGACGATAAAAGCAGCGAAGACCGCAAGCATGTAGTGACTTTGATTCGTGTTGGTCCTAATTACCATGAAAGATCCACGGGAAGTGCAGTAGCGCAGTGGTACCTGTTTAATGATTTCAGCATTACAGCAGTCACTCCCCAAGAAGCTGTTTGGTTCAACTTGGACTGGAAGGTTCCATGTGTGCTTCATTATACCGCGGTCAGTGCTATTGAATCGGTACCGTTTATTTCGCCGTTGACGTGTGATGTTTTTGGAGAAGACAAGTGTATTGCAAGGAGTGGTGGCACTCGGGGAATTACTTTTACTCCCCTTACTTCTGATGAAATGCCTAATAAag GTGATTTAGTAGGAATCGACGCAGAGTTTGTTACTTTAAATCAAAAAGAATCTGAAATAAGAAGTGATGGCAAAATGTCGACTATTAAACCAAGCCACATGTCTGTTGCACGTATTACTTGTATCCGCGG TCAAGGACCTCTAGAAGGCACACCATTCATCGATGATTATATTAGTACGCAAGAACAAGTTGTCGACTACCTAACTAAATTCAGCGGTATCCAACCCGGTGATTTAGACGCTAATTTCAGCAGTAAGCACTTGACAACTCTCAAGTCGACTTACCAGAAGTTAAGATTCCTTGTCGATAACGGTATCATATTCGTCGGACATGGATTGAAGAATGATTTTAG agtaattaatttagtgGTACCACCTGATCAAATCGTGGATACTGTATTATTGTTCCATTTACCTCATCGCCGTATGGTTTCCCTCCGGTTCCTAACCTGGCACTTTTTAGGTAAGAAGATTCAGTCTGACACCCACGACTCCACTGAAGATGCGCGTGCAGCGCTGGAACTATATCGTAAGTACAAAGAACTGGAAAGCAATGGAACTATCACAGAAGCGCTGAAAAAATTGTATGATGTTGGAAATGAACTTCAGTGGAag gTGCCGGAAAGTTGA